tgaaggaatcatcaagccAGTGCAGGTTGTGAATGGGCAACACTGGCTGTCCTGAGCCTGATGGGTCTGTTTGCCTTCGGGTGGATTGGAAGCAAATGGTAAACAGCCtttcgcagctggataaatacctcaTCCCTCACAGAGAGGACTCATACATAAATCTGGCAAGGTGGCGGGGGGGGCTGATTTCCTCTCAAAACCGGGCATAAGCCATGTGCACCTGCAATtgcgactggatgaggactcccagaCATATGCCACAGTTAATACCCATCaggatttgtaccaatatacaagactgccatctGGGGAACCATCAGCCTGCAGCCTTCTCCAGTGGACAATGGGGAACactttacaaggtctaccccattTATCCGGCTGACATTTTAACAAGTACTTGGACATAGTGCTTCAATGTTTCTCTGAGGTGGGCGCACACTTTAGACAGGAATAATGCGTGTTCCACACAACCCAAGTGACCTACCTGGGTTACAGAGTCAACAGGACTGGGTAACACCCATTGAGAGATCGTGATAAAAGGAGTCCCGGCTCCCAGCtttgtactggagcttaggtctttccttggccTGGAGATTTATCTTAGAATCATCATCGACTTcctgcagcatggaagcaggacattccgcCCAAAACTTCCACCGACTCTCCAAAGGGCATTCCAAACAGACCCAACCGCCCTccttccccatccctgtaaccctgcatttcccatggctaatccaccgagcctgcacacccctggggaCTGGGGAGTGAATTGTTCCAGAAAGTTCAGAGGTAACCCGGCCTCCATCTTGCCAACCCTTACTCCTGCTGTTgagaaagggtcagccttggaaatgcaCCCGTGGCCTTCAGACAAGTGAAACAGTAGTTCTCgtcatctaaggtgttggcccGCTGCGATCCGAACGAGAAGTAGTGCTGACGTTTGATGCCTCCCGTATGGTATcggggtagtgttggctcactggtggaccaatggagaggaatgcccaatagcataTGGTTCCCCGGCTTTGGCTGTTACAGAGCACAAATAGCCCCAGATAGAGAATGAAGGTTAGGTGGTCATCTTTGTGTCCGAAAGatggggcatggggtggaccgagagtcGAAAGTTgcataggggcgggctgccttcgAGAGGCCGGAAGGTGAGAGGGACAGGGGATTGCTGGGGCTGTATTGTATGCATGGTTTTTTTATGTAATTGGATTGTCTTATGTacaaatgtttagattagagtggtgctggaaaagcacagcagttcaggcagcatccgaggagcaggaaaatcgatgtttcgggcaaatgcccttcatcaggaattcctgtattcccgatgaagggcttttgcccgaaacgtcaattttattgctccctcggatgctgtctgaactgctgtgcttttccagcaccactctaatctaaactctggtttccagcatctgcagtcactgtttttaccttatgtacaaatgtcattgttgctgtattgtaatgtttgaaactgggatttgaggttcctggtttccctgaaaactggttgaatggtagggcttGGGGCCTGGCTCCTCTCCCtcataaaattgctgtttctttgtatacagctgttaatgttaactgttttttgtaaattgttttgtaattcattaatacaattttaaaaaataaccaggagtctCACCCCAatagccggagggtgggtaggccaccctgatgccagtcgccctgagagccagaaggtgggtaggccattctgagcggtgtcgtcctgagaaggggtgatcgggatgggctgtcctagaggtggtcggaggtgtgtcagagcagccgagagaggcaggctgagatccggaaggcttgtgggctaccctgcacgctgtcgtcccagggaaggggacgggctagCCTAGAGatggccggaaggtgtgtcagcATAGCCCACTGGCCAGAAGGcgcatcggggtgggtgagagcctgATGATatgtaggggcaggctgagagccagaaggtgggtaggccgtgcTGACCGAtgtcaccccgggcgggtaccggggcgggctgtcctagaggtggtcgaaaggtgtgtcagggcggaacgagaactggaaggggcatggggtggaccgagagccggaaggtgtgtAGGGGCGGGCTACTTTAGAccggtcggaaggtgggagggataggggccttgctgggtctgtattgtatgcactgttttttGTGTAACTGGATtagctttttatgtacaaatgtcattgtcgctGTCTTGTCATATATGAacctgggatttgaggtttgtcctcatctccctgaaaactggttgaatggtagggtttggggcctggttttactgctcctctccctggtaaaattgctgttgtatacagctgtaaatgttaactgttttttgcaAACTGTGTTTTGTAAGCTGTTTTGTAATTGCTTAGtaacatttacaaaaataaacaggagtctcaccctgagagccggaaggtgggtaggccatcctgtgaacctgaaggttggtaggctgtcccacTGGCCAGAAAATGCATCAGgatgggtgagagcccaatggtatgtaggggcagaccgcgagccagaaggcgggtagccatcctcagcgctgtcaccctggACGGGTACTGGGGGCGGGCTGTCCTAAAGGTAGTTAGAAGGTGCTGAGGGCAGTTAGtgaagccagaaggtgggtaggccatcctgaccgctgtcaccccaggtgggtaccggggcgggctgtcctagaggttttggatgtaggtttgctcactgagctgaaagattcatttccagacatttcattaccctactGGGCaccatcttcagtggacctcagatGAAGCGATGCTgaatattcctgctttctattgatatgtttgggttggtgatgtcatttcctacggTGATGttatgacatcaccaacccaaagaaacccaaacatatcaatagaaagcaggaatttgcaGCATTGCTTCatctgaggtccactgaagatggtacctagtaaggtaacgaaacatttggaaatgaaccttccagctcagcgagcaaacctacatccaaaacctcaacctgagctacaaatcttctcaaaactcgctgtcCTAGAGGTgctcgaaaggtgtgtcagggcggactgcGAACTGGAAGGGGCATAGGGTGGACGGGAGAGCAGGAAGGTGTGTAGGGGTGGGCAGCtttagagtggccggaaggtgggagggatgggggcttgctggctTTCCGGgagtctgtattgtatgcactgttttttATGTCGTCGGACTGTCttgtatgtacaaatgtcattgttaccgTTTTGTagtgattgaaactgggatttgaggttcctGGTTTCCCTGAAacctggttgaatggtagggcttggggcctggctttgctgctcctctccctggtaaaattgctgtttctctgtgtcCAGCTGTTACTGTGAATTGTTTGGcaaactgtgaattgtttaatcaaattaaaaaaaaaataaacaggagtctccaGGTCTGAGGATCTCCTTGTGGGTGGGTCTGCTCctaggcctggccaaactggccataaacaggtcgaggcagtgggctatggagggggtcgttagggccaactgcctgcccctcttccgcggttacgttagagcccgggtgtctctggagaaggagcacgcggtgtccaccaacaaccttgagttgttcagggagaggtgggtgccgcagggagtggagtgcattatttccccctccagctctattttgatttaatccctgctctccccttcactgtttgatgtgaagggtactgcttgtcacaggccacttgggtgtttcctttcttcctggtggtggaaactgaataaatgaTTCGTACACttggtgtctttcactgtgtctcacacctgcacacacacaacatgagtgctggggaaaaaataagcactaccgcagttaggaaaaaaatagaaaagataaaaaataaacaagagtctCAGGGAATCTCCTCACTGACTCTGAGCGAATTGGTCAGACCCCATGTCCTGTGCGCGTGTATATAAAGGCTGTCTTGGTTACGGGATTCTGGCATCTGTGGGGTAATTTCACCATGcatcctcctcctgttcctccatTTCTATCTGTTTCACCTCCTCCACCCTTCACTACCCTTTCAATCACGATTATCTTCCTCCTGCCCTCTCCCTCACCTGATGGTCCCCATGACAACGCTGTCCTCCTGCCCTGGTGCCTTGAAGCCTCAGGCCTAATTTCCCATGTCTGAAAGGGAAAGTGGCCTGGTGCAGGAGGGTGGGTTAGCTGCAGCTGACAAATAAGTCCGAAGCTTGAGAAGTCAATTTCCTTTGAGAAGACACAAAGTCAGAAAGCCCAGCCTTTGTTATCCCACGGACACAACAGAATGGCCACCTTCTTGTTTATCGTGACTGTCCCTGTCTTTAGTTTATTTAGATTGGACAGACAGAGCCAGATTCCTGGAAACCCTTTCTCCTTCTTTTACCTCCTTTGCCCCTTAAAATACaatcatagatttaaaataaaaaagacaCACAACACTTTTTAATTTAACAGTGGAGAGCCACAACAGCTGCTAAAGCGTCCATTTAAAGTGAACAGTGAGGCTGACTTTAAACTCTCGCCTCTTATTCGCTCCCTCACTTTCACGTTcactccttccctttctctctcacgcTCATGCTCTCACACACTGGAGTCATCATCAAGGTATTCGAGTTCAGTGCTGTTCTGCTTGAATTCCTGGTCCAGGAGAGAAGGGTTTCTGCGGAAAGAGGCGGCAATCTCATCAAATGTCTTTCCCCGAGTCTCCGGCACCTTGAAGTAGGTGAAGCCAAAGAAGCCGATCAGCAGGAAGGCAAAGATAAGGAAAACGAATGGACCACACAGCGCCTGGCAATGGGAAAGAGGAAGACAGAGAGACTTACATTGCAGTATCACCTGTCACCACCCGAGGATATCCCAGCATGCTTCACAGAGaacagaaatgtatttttttaaattgtttaacaGACTGCTATCCATCCATTGTATTTGGCATCAAAAGATGTTCAGAGATTTGCCAAGGTTTTATGGTGAATCTACAGTTTAGTGCAAATAACAGTTTCCACCTGTGGGCCCTCCATTCcattccaactgatccattcttGCCCCCTCACTGTGGGGCTCAGTTAGTGCATCTGGCTGAGCAGTTGGGATACGGTGCCAATCGCATCGGTTCGACCCACACCAGCTCTGATTATTGTGAGGGACTCAACTGAGACACAGTGATGCTTTGGTTAACCCACCTATCATCCTCTCTAGGCCAAAGGGagcactggagatcagagtcaagattagagtggtgctggaaaagcacagcaggtcaggcggaatccgaggagcaggaaaatcaacattttgggcaaaagcccttcatcaggaatgaatcctgatgaagggcttttacccgaaacgtcgatttccctgctcctcggatgctgcctgacctgctgtgcttttccagcaccactctaatcttgactgtcaCCACTGTctgctgagagagtgggattcTGGTGACTTTCCTTGCTTATTTTTTGCCACTCACTCGCCTGTCCCAAATATCTTGAAGCCACTTTGCATTATTCGCCATTTGCATACTTTCCCACCTCGCTTTGCGACATCTGCAAGAATAGAAATATTCCATTTGGACCCCAAACACTGCTATATATCGACAGCAAGTGTGGGGTCCAAGTATGCATCCTTGCCGTGCCCCACTAATCACAGCCTGCCAACACAATTTATTCCTACTCCCTAACTGTTAGCCAATCCTAATTCCTTGCCAGTATGTTGGTTCCTTtccccatcctgtccctcaggattccctccaacaacttgcccaccgcagaggtcaccggtctatagttccctggcttgtctttacctcccttcttaaacagtggcaccacgtttgccaaactccagtcttccggcacctcacctgcgactatctatgatacaaatatctcagcaagaggcccagcaatcacttccctagcttcccacagagttctcgggtacacctgatcaggtcctggggatttatccacctttaaccgtttcaagacatccagcacttcctcctctgtaatctggatattttgcaaatgtcaccatctatttccctacggtctatatcttccatatccttttccacagtaaatactgatgcaaaatattcattNNNNNNNNNNNNNNNNNNNNNNNNNNNNNNNNNNNNNNNNNNNNNNNNNNNNNNNNNNNNNNNNNNNNNNNNNNNNNNNNNNNNNNNNNNNNNNNNNNNNNNNNNNNNNNNNNNNNNNNNNNNNNNNNNNNNNNNNNNNNNNNNNNNNNNNNNNNNNNNNNNNNNNNNNNNNNNNNNNNNNNNNNNNNNNNNNNNNNNNNNNNNNNNNNNNNNNNNNNNNNNNNNNNNNNNNNNNNNNNNNNNNNNNNNNNNNNNNNNNNNNNNNNNNNNNNNNNNNNNNNNNNNNNNNNNNNNNNNNNNNNNNNNNNNNNNNNNNNNNNNNNNNNNNNNNNNNNNNNNNNNNNNNNNNNNNNNNNNNNNNNNNNNNNNNNNNNNNNNNNNNNNNNNNNNNNNNNNNNNNNNNNNNNNNNNNNNNNNNNNNNNNNNNNNNNNNNNNNNNNNNNNNNNNNNNNNNNNNNNNNNNNNNNNNNNNNNNNNNNNNNNNNNNNNNNNNNNNNNNNNNNNNNNNNNNNNNNNNNNNNNNNNNNNNNNNNNNNNNNNNNNNNNNNNNNNNNNNNNNNNNNNNNNNNNNNNNNNNNNNNNNtgaaggcttcccattttccagccgtccctttacctgcgaacatctgcctccaatcagctttcaaaagttcttgcctaataccgtcaaaattggcctttctccaatttagaacttcaacttttagatctggtctatccttttccatcactattttaaaacgaatagaattatggtcactggccccaaagtgctcccccactgacacctcagtcacctgccctgccttatttcccaagagtaggtcatgttttgcaccttctctagtaggtacatccacatactgaatcagaaaattatcttgtacacacttaacaaattcctctccatctaaacccttaacactatttgctgcaggatttctagcctctggtCTGTTCTTGgtgtcactgtatttatatggcaagtccagttgagtttctggttaataataacccccaggatgtcaatagtagtgattcagtgatggtaatgctattgaatgtcaaagggcagtagctgtctcttgttggagatgaagcacagcaggttaggcagcagccgaggagcaggagcattgctGTTTCAGGtatctgatgaagagctcctgcccgaaacgttaattttcctgctccttggatgctgctgtgcttttccaggcccactctaaccttgactttaatatccagcatctgcagtcctcacttttgtcttgtTGGAGGTGGCTATAGCCAGGCACAAAGTTTACTTACCACTTGCTCAGCCCAGATATTGCACAGATCTTGCTGCATCTgaacagtatctgaggagttgcagaacactgtgcaatcattggcgaacatccccacttctgagttTGTGATGGAGAggaggtgattgatgaagcagtggaagatggttgggcctagaccACACACTGGTAcaaatgcacgcacacacacactctctcccagacATACCACAATGTATTGGAAAGTCATCCCCACGATGAAGTTCGAGGTCCAGTTGGCGAATCCAGCAATGGTCATCGCTGCTGGCCGTGGCCCCTGGCTAAAGAGTTCAGCCACAATGAACCATGGGATTGGACCTGGGCCCACTTCAAAGAAGGCCACAAAACCAAAGATGGCGACTGTGCTGATGTAGCTCATCCACGGCAGCTTCTCCTGTGGGTGTGCAGGGAGCGGGAAAGGAGGAAAGAGGACGTTAACAATGGGCATAGGTTAAAGAGAGAAGGTCAACCACTGGGAAATAGAGAGAGAACGTGAAACACTCAGGGAAGACCTTCAAACATAGGAGAGGTAGAAGGAAAAGGTTaaacacaggagagagagagaaaaagtcaaACACAGGATGGAGAGAGGGTGTTGAACATGGAAGTACAGAGGGAAAGACTGAAGGTCAAACACTGGGGGAGAAAGAAAAGTCAAacattgtgtgagagagagaaggtcagacacagggagaccgAGAGAGAGGGTCAAACAACTgggggacagagacagagagggtcaAACacagggggaaagagagagacggtcaaacacagggagacagagacagagaNNNNNNNNNNNNNNNNNNNNNNNNNNNNNNNNNNNNNNNNNNNNNNNNNNNNNNNNNNNNNNNNNNNNNNNNNNNNNNNNNNNNNNNNNNNNNNNNNNNNNNNNNNNNNNNNNNNNNNNNNNNNNNNNNNNNNNNNNNNNNNNNNNNNNNNNNNNNNNNNNNNNNNNNNNNNNNNNNNNNNNNNNNNNNNNNNNNNNNNNNNNNNNNNNNNNNNNNNNNNNNNNNNNNNNNNNNNNNNNNNNNNNNNNNNNNNNNNNNNNNNNNNNNNNNNNNNNNNNNNNNNNNNNNNNNNNNNNNNNNNNNNNNNNNNNNNNNNNNNNNNNNNNNNNNNNNNNNNNNNNNNNNNNNNNNNNNNNNNNNNNNNNNNNNNNNNNNNNNNNNNNNNNNNNNNNNNNNNNNNNNNNNNNNNNNNNNNNNNNNNNNNNNNNNNNNNNNNNNNNNNNNNNNNNNNNNNNNNNNNNNNNNNNNNNNNNNNNNNNNNNNNNNNNNNNNNNNNNNNNNNNNNNNNNNNNNNNNNNNNNNNNNNNNNNNNNNNNNNNNNNNNNNNNNNNNNNNNNNNNNNNNNNNNNNNNNNNNNNNNNNNNNNNNNNNNNNNNNNNNNNNNNNNNNNNNNNNNNNNNNNNNNNNNNNNNNNNNNNNNNNNNNNNNNNNNNNNNNNNNNNNNNNNNNNNNNNNNNNNNNNNNNNNNNNNNNNNNNNNNNNNNNNNNNNNNNNNNNNNNNNNNNNNNNNNNNNNNNNNNNNNNNNNNNNNNNNNNNNNNNNNNNNNNNNNNNNNNNNNNNNNNNNNNNNNNNNNNNNNNNNNNNNNNNNNNNNNNNNNNNNNNNNNNNNNNNNNNNNNNNNNNNNNNNNNNNNNNNNNNNNNNNNNNNNNNNNNNNNNNNNNNNNNNNNNNNNNNNNNNNNNNNNNNNNNNNNNNNNNNNNNNNNNNNNNNNNNNNNNNNNNNNNNNNNNNNNNNNNNNNNNNNNNNNNNNNNNNNNNNNNNNNNNNNNNNNNNNNNNNNNNNNNNNNNNNNNNNNNNNNNNNNNNNNNNNNNNNNNNNNNNNNNNNNNNNNNNNNNNNNNNNNNNNNNNNNNNNNNNNNNNNNNNNNNNNNNNNNNNNNNNNNNNNNNNNNNNNNNNNNNNNNNNNNNNNNNNNNNNNNNNNNNNNNNNNNNNNNNNNNNNNNNNNNNNNNNNNNNNNNNNNNNNNNNNNNNNNNNNNNNNNNNNNNNNNNNNNNNNNNNNNNNNNNNNNNNNNNNNNNNNNNNNNNNNNNNNNNNNNNNNNNNNNNNNNNNNNNNNNNNNNNNNNNNNNNNNNNNNNNNNNNNNNNNNNNNNNNNNNNNNNNNNNNNNNNNNNNNNNNNNNNNNNNNNNNNNNNNNNNNNNNNNNNNNNNNNNNNNNNNNNNNNNNNNNNNNNNNNNNNNNNNNNNNNNNNNNNNNNNNNNNNNNNNNNNNNNNNNNNNNNNNNNNNNNNNNNNNNNNNNNNNNNNNNNNNNNNNNNNNNNNNNNNNNNNNNNNNNNNNNNNNNNNNNNNNNNNNNNNNNNNNNNNNNNNNNNNNNNNNNNNNNNNNNNNNNNNNNNNNNNNNNNNNNNNNNNNNNNNNNNNNNNNNNNNNNNNNNNNNNNNNNNNNNNNNNNNNNNNNNNNNNNNNNNNNNNNNNNNNNNNNNNNNNNNNNNNNNNNNNNNNNNNNNNNNNNNNNNNNNNNNNNNNNNNNNNNNNNNNNNNNNNNNNNNNNNNNNNNNNNNNNNNNNNNNNNNNNNNNNNNNNNNNNNNNNNNNNNNNNNNNNNNNNNNNNNNNNNNNNNNNNNNNNNNNNNNNNNNNNNNNNNNNNNNNNNNNNNNNNNNNNNNNNNNNNNNNNNNNNNNNNNNNNNNNNNNNNNNNNNNNNNNNNNNNNNNNNNNNNNNNNNNNNNNNNNNNNNNNNNNNNNNNNNNNNNNNNNNNNNNNNNNNNNNNNNNNNNNNNNNNNNNNNNNNNNNNNNNNNNNNNNNNNNNNNNNNNNNNNNNNNNNNNNNNNNNNNNNNNNNNNNNNNNNNNNNNNNNNNNNNNNNNNNNNNNNNNNNNNNNNNNNNNNNNNNNNNNNNNNNNNNNNNNNNNNNNNNNNNNNNNNNNNNNNNNNNNNNNNNNNNNNNNNNNNNNNNNNNNNNNNNNNNNNNNNNNNNNNNNNNNNNNNNNNNNNNNNNNNNNNNNNNNNNNNNNNNNNNNNNNNNNNNNNNNNNNNNNNNNNNNNNNNNNNNNNNNNNNNNNNNNNNNNNNNNNNNNNNNNNNNNNNNNNNNNNNNNNNNNNNNNNNNNNNNNNNNNNNNNNNNNNNNNNNNNNNNNNNNNNNNNNNNNNNNNNNNNNNNNNNNNNNNNNNNNNNNNNNNNNNNNNNNNNNNNNNNNNNNNNNNNNNNNNNNNNNNNNNNNNNNNNNNNNNNNNNNNNNNNAGAGGGTCAAACACAAGGAGACATGGAGAGAATTCAAACActgggagatggagagagagtgagggacaaacacagagagacatagacagagagGGTCAAACACatgggagacagagacagagatagagggtcaagcacagggagacagggagagagagagagtcaaacacagggagatgaagagagagggtcaaacacagggagacagagacagagaggtcaatcacagggagacagagagagggtcaAATACAAGGAGACAGGGACAGAGTTCAAATActgggagacagagacagagagggtcaaacacagggagacagagagggtcAAACACAGGGAGAtagagagggacaaacacagggagatagagagagacggtcaaaaacaggaagacagagatAGGGTCAAAcacagggagatagagagagagagagagagagagggtcaagcacagggagacagagacagagatagagggtcaaacacagggagacagggagagtgagagagagagagagagtcaaacacagggagatggagacagagatagAGGGTCAAACAcagggagatggagacagagagagccaaacacagggagacagagacgAGAGGGTAAaacacagggagacagagagagggtctaacacagggagacagagacagagagggtcaAACGCTGGGAGACAGGGAGATAGAGAGGGTCAaacacagggagacagagagagaaggtcAAACAcggagacagagatagacagggtcAAACacagggagtcagagagagaggggatcaaACactgggagacagagagagagagagggtcaagCACAGGGaaacagggggagagagagagagaaggtcaaacacagggagacagagactgagagagagggtcaaacacaggcagacagggagagagagagaaagtcaaacacagggagacagagatagagagagtgtgtcaaACACAGGGAGACCGAGAGACAGTGAGAGGGTCAAATacagggagatagagagaaagcGAGAGGGTCAAACACAGGGAGACCGAGAGAgggagagggcagggattaaacaCAAGGAGACcccgagagagagtgagagggtcaAACACaggaagatagagagagagcgagagggtcAAAcacagggagatagagagagagagagaaggtcaaacacagggagatagagagagagaggatcaaacatagggagacagagagagagagggtcaaacacagagaaacagagagcgaGAGGGTCAAACATAGggaaatagagtcagagagagtcaaacacagggagacagagacagaaaaggTCAAACacaggaagacagagagagagggtcaaacacagagagacagagagagagagagggtcaaacacagggagacagagagagagggtcaaaCACAGGGAAACGGAGAGTGAGGGTCAAACACAGGGAAACGGAGACAGAGAGGGTCAaacacagggagacagagagagagagggtcaaacacagggagacagagagagggttAAACACAGGGAAACAGAGGGAGAAggtcaaacagtgaaagggagtaAAGCTCAAACAtaggggaaagagagaaagaaggtcAAACAcaagggagacagaaagagagagagagcaagagagaacgATAGGAGAGAGTGAGAATGCTAAACATTggtgggagagagtgaatgtCCAACAGATCGAAGGGAATCCATTGACAGATGTGTCTGAAAAGAGAATCTGCAGCAGTGGTAGAGGCTGGGGTGTGGAGCACCAGAGGGTGGGCTTCTCAAAATGTTCCCAAAGGGGGAATAGATAGGTTCGTGCAGAAGAAATGTTTTGGAGGGTTATTGTAGGGAAGCGGGAGAAATGGAGAGTAATTGAGAGAGTGAggggaagaagaggcattgtggGCTGTATGGCCTCCCTCCCATGCTGGGAGCTGATAAGAAAAGGAATTAACACTGAGCAGCTGCAGATGGTCCTCCGATACTGCTGTAGCTGCGTTCCAGTGAAATCTCGCTTCGTAGAAAATC
The genomic region above belongs to Chiloscyllium plagiosum isolate BGI_BamShark_2017 unplaced genomic scaffold, ASM401019v2 scaf_12861, whole genome shotgun sequence and contains:
- the LOC122548273 gene encoding solute carrier family 2, facilitated glucose transporter member 4-like; amino-acid sequence: MGRRTLHLLGLAGMSGCAFTMTVSLALLEKLPWMSYISTVAIFGFVAFFEVGPGPIPWFIVAELFSQGPRPAAMTIAGFANWTSNFIVGMTFQYIVALCGPFVFLIFAFLLIGFFGFTYFKVPETRGKTFDEIAASFRRNPSLLDQEFKQNSTELEYLDDDSSV